A single Pseudomonas brassicacearum DNA region contains:
- the hisF gene encoding imidazole glycerol phosphate synthase subunit HisF, with protein sequence MALAKRIIPCLDVDNGRVVKGVKFENIRDAGDPVEIARRYDEQGADEITFLDITASVDGRDTTLHTVERMASQVFIPLTVGGGVRTVQDIRNLLNAGADKVSINTAAVFNPEFVGEAAQHFGSQCIVVAIDAKKVSGPGETPRWEIFTHGGRKPTGLDAVEWAKKMEGLGAGEILLTSMDQDGMKNGFDLGVTRAISDALGIPVIASGGVGNLQHLADGILEGHASAVLAASIFHFGEYTVPEAKAYLAHRGICIR encoded by the coding sequence ATGGCGCTGGCCAAACGCATCATCCCTTGCCTGGACGTGGACAACGGCCGGGTGGTCAAGGGCGTCAAGTTCGAGAACATCCGTGATGCCGGCGACCCGGTGGAAATCGCCCGTCGCTACGACGAACAGGGTGCGGACGAGATTACCTTCCTCGACATCACGGCCAGCGTCGATGGCCGCGATACCACGCTCCATACCGTCGAGCGCATGGCCAGCCAGGTGTTCATCCCACTGACCGTGGGCGGCGGCGTGCGCACCGTGCAGGACATCCGCAACCTGCTCAATGCCGGTGCCGACAAGGTGTCGATCAACACCGCAGCGGTGTTCAACCCGGAATTCGTCGGCGAAGCGGCCCAGCACTTCGGTTCGCAGTGCATCGTCGTGGCCATTGACGCGAAGAAGGTCTCCGGCCCTGGCGAAACCCCGCGCTGGGAGATCTTCACCCACGGCGGTCGCAAACCCACGGGCCTCGACGCCGTCGAGTGGGCGAAGAAGATGGAAGGCCTGGGCGCCGGTGAGATCCTGCTGACCAGCATGGACCAGGACGGCATGAAAAACGGCTTCGACCTCGGTGTTACCCGCGCCATCAGCGATGCGCTGGGCATACCGGTGATCGCTTCCGGCGGTGTCGGCAACCTGCAGCACCTGGCCGACGGCATCCTGGAAGGCCATGCCAGCGCGGTGCTGGCGGCGAGCATTTTCCACTTTGGCGAATACACCGTGCCGGAAGCCAAGGCCTACCTGGCGCATCGCGGTATCTGTATACGCTGA
- the hisA gene encoding 1-(5-phosphoribosyl)-5-[(5-phosphoribosylamino)methylideneamino]imidazole-4-carboxamide isomerase, with protein sequence MLIIPAIDLKDGACVRLRQGRMEDSTVFSDDPVSMAAKWVEGGCRRLHLVDLNGAFEGQPVNGEVVTAIAKRYPNLPIQIGGGIRSLETIEHYVKAGVSYVIIGTKAVKEPEFVAQACRAFPGKVIVGLDAKDGFVATDGWAEVSTVQVIDLAKRFEADGVSAIVYTDIAKDGMMQGCNVPFTAALAAATKIPVIASGGIHNLGDIKALLDAKAPGIIGAITGRAIYEGTLDVAEAQAFCDAYNG encoded by the coding sequence ATGCTGATTATCCCCGCTATCGATCTCAAGGACGGCGCTTGCGTACGTCTGCGCCAGGGCCGCATGGAAGACTCCACGGTGTTTTCCGATGACCCGGTGAGCATGGCCGCCAAGTGGGTGGAGGGCGGCTGCCGTCGCCTGCATCTGGTCGACCTGAACGGCGCTTTCGAAGGGCAGCCAGTCAACGGTGAGGTGGTCACGGCCATCGCCAAGCGCTACCCGAACCTGCCGATCCAGATCGGCGGCGGCATTCGCTCGCTGGAAACCATCGAGCACTACGTCAAGGCTGGCGTGAGCTACGTGATCATCGGCACCAAGGCCGTGAAGGAGCCTGAGTTCGTGGCTCAAGCCTGCCGCGCCTTCCCGGGCAAGGTCATCGTTGGCCTGGACGCAAAGGATGGGTTCGTCGCCACCGACGGTTGGGCTGAAGTCAGCACCGTGCAGGTGATCGACCTGGCCAAGCGTTTCGAAGCCGACGGCGTATCAGCCATCGTCTACACCGACATCGCCAAAGACGGCATGATGCAGGGCTGCAACGTCCCGTTCACCGCTGCCCTGGCTGCCGCGACGAAGATCCCGGTGATCGCCTCCGGCGGTATCCACAACCTGGGTGACATCAAGGCACTGCTCGACGCCAAGGCGCCGGGCATTATTGGTGCGATCACCGGTCGCGCGATCTATGAAGGCACCCTGGACGTCGCCGAGGCCCAGGCCTTCTGCGACGCCTACAACGGCTGA
- a CDS encoding divergent polysaccharide deacetylase family protein, with the protein MGLRFIFVLLCLLAGAVNAAPATPSSPHKAYLSLIIDDLGQNLPRDRRVLALPGPVTAAIMPDTPHAAEFAREAHRAGKLVMLHMPMDPATGPFAWHPELPIEELGKRLDAAFAAVPYTSGINNHMGSRMTAQPQAMEWLMANLQQRHKFFVDSRTSAQTVAAAEAQKIGLASVSRDVFLDDERTEAAITHQLQIAIDLARRQGSAVMIGHPYPQTLAVLERELPRLKAQGIEWIDIKLMISLRSNRAMLGHGKDGVYR; encoded by the coding sequence ATGGGCCTGCGCTTCATCTTCGTCCTGCTGTGCCTGCTGGCGGGAGCCGTTAACGCGGCGCCCGCCACACCCTCTTCGCCGCACAAGGCCTACCTGAGCCTGATCATCGACGACCTGGGGCAAAACCTGCCTCGGGATCGCCGGGTTCTGGCCCTCCCCGGCCCGGTCACCGCCGCGATCATGCCTGACACCCCCCACGCCGCCGAATTCGCCCGTGAGGCTCATCGCGCTGGCAAGCTGGTCATGCTGCACATGCCCATGGACCCGGCCACCGGGCCATTCGCCTGGCACCCCGAACTGCCCATCGAAGAGCTGGGCAAGCGCCTCGACGCCGCATTCGCTGCCGTGCCCTATACCAGCGGGATCAACAACCACATGGGCAGCCGCATGACCGCCCAGCCCCAGGCCATGGAATGGCTGATGGCGAACTTGCAGCAGCGACACAAGTTTTTCGTCGACAGCCGCACCAGCGCCCAGACCGTCGCCGCCGCCGAGGCGCAAAAGATCGGCCTCGCCAGTGTGTCGCGGGACGTGTTCCTGGACGACGAGCGCACCGAAGCCGCCATCACCCACCAGCTCCAGATCGCCATCGACCTGGCCCGCCGGCAAGGCTCGGCCGTGATGATCGGCCATCCCTACCCACAGACCCTGGCAGTGCTCGAACGCGAGCTACCGCGGCTCAAGGCCCAGGGCATCGAATGGATCGACATCAAGTTGATGATCAGCCTGCGCAGCAATCGGGCGATGCTCGGGCATGGGAAAGATGGGGTTTATCGGTAG
- a CDS encoding S41 family peptidase produces the protein MLHLSRLTSLALTIALVIGAPLAFAAEPVPSAPAATAATTKAPLPLDELRTFAEVMDRIKAAYVEPVDDKMLLENAIKGMLSNLDPHSAYLGPDDFAELQESTSGEFGGLGIEVGSEDGFVKVVSPIDDTPASKAGIQAGDFIVKINGQPTRGQSMTEAVDKMRGKIGQKITLTLVRDGGTPFDVTLTRAIIQVKSVKSQLLESGYGYIRITQFQVKTGEEVAKALAKLRKDNGKKLNGLVLDMRNNPGGVLQSAVEVVDHFITKGLIVYTKGRIANSELRFSATGNDLSEAVPLVVLINGGSASASEIVAGALQDQKRGVVMGTTSFGKGSVQTVLPLNNDRALKITTALYFTPNGRSIQAQGIVPDIEVRKAKITSEQDSEYFKEADLQGHLGNGNGGADKPTGSGAKAKPMPQDDDYQLAQALSLLKGLNITSGR, from the coding sequence ATGCTGCATTTGTCCCGCCTTACCTCGCTGGCCCTGACGATCGCCCTCGTGATCGGAGCGCCCCTGGCTTTCGCCGCCGAACCGGTCCCGTCGGCACCCGCCGCCACAGCCGCGACCACCAAGGCCCCGCTGCCGCTGGACGAACTGCGCACCTTTGCCGAGGTCATGGACCGGATCAAGGCCGCCTACGTGGAACCGGTGGATGACAAGATGCTGCTGGAGAATGCCATCAAAGGCATGCTCAGCAACCTTGACCCGCACTCGGCCTACCTGGGGCCGGACGACTTTGCCGAGCTGCAGGAAAGCACCAGCGGCGAATTCGGTGGCCTGGGCATCGAGGTCGGCAGCGAAGACGGTTTCGTCAAAGTGGTTTCGCCCATCGACGACACCCCTGCTTCCAAGGCCGGCATCCAGGCCGGTGATTTCATCGTCAAGATCAACGGCCAGCCGACGCGCGGCCAGAGCATGACCGAAGCCGTGGACAAGATGCGCGGCAAGATCGGCCAGAAGATCACCCTGACCCTGGTACGCGACGGTGGCACGCCGTTCGACGTGACCCTCACGCGGGCGATCATCCAGGTCAAGAGTGTGAAGAGCCAGTTGCTGGAGTCGGGCTACGGTTATATCCGCATTACCCAATTCCAGGTCAAGACTGGCGAAGAAGTCGCCAAGGCCCTGGCCAAGCTGCGCAAGGACAACGGCAAGAAGCTCAACGGCCTGGTCCTGGACATGCGCAACAACCCCGGCGGCGTGCTGCAATCGGCGGTGGAAGTGGTGGATCACTTCATCACCAAGGGCCTGATCGTCTACACCAAGGGGCGTATCGCCAATTCCGAGCTGCGCTTCTCGGCCACCGGCAACGACCTGAGCGAAGCCGTGCCATTGGTCGTGCTGATCAACGGCGGCAGCGCCTCGGCATCGGAAATCGTCGCCGGCGCCCTGCAGGACCAAAAGCGTGGCGTGGTCATGGGCACCACCAGTTTCGGCAAGGGCTCGGTGCAGACCGTATTGCCACTGAACAACGACCGCGCCCTGAAAATCACCACCGCGCTGTACTTCACGCCCAACGGTCGCTCCATCCAGGCCCAGGGCATCGTCCCGGACATCGAGGTGCGCAAGGCCAAGATCACCAGCGAGCAGGACAGCGAGTACTTCAAGGAAGCCGACCTGCAAGGTCACCTGGGCAATGGCAACGGCGGCGCCGACAAACCAACGGGCTCCGGCGCCAAGGCCAAGCCAATGCCACAGGATGACGACTACCAGTTGGCCCAGGCCCTGAGCCTGCTCAAAGGGTTGAACATCACGTCCGGCCGCTGA
- a CDS encoding substrate-binding periplasmic protein, with product MLKRLVLAFAGATLLLAGTVRAADTSLVLLTENFPPYNMAKNGKNFAQDENIHGIAVDIVREIFKRADISYSLTLRFPWERIYKLALENPGYGVFVMARLPEREKLFKWVGPIGPDDWIMLAKTDSKIALGSLEQARQYKIGAYKGDAIAETLARQGLNPIVALRDQDNARKLVNGQIDLWATGDPAGRYLARQEGVTDLKTVLRFNSAELYLALNKDVPDDVVARLQKALDELRKEGEVDAIMARYL from the coding sequence ATGCTCAAACGCCTCGTTCTTGCCTTTGCCGGTGCCACACTGCTGCTCGCAGGCACCGTCCGCGCCGCTGATACATCGCTGGTGTTGCTGACGGAAAATTTCCCGCCGTACAACATGGCCAAGAACGGCAAGAACTTTGCCCAGGACGAGAACATCCATGGCATTGCCGTGGACATTGTCCGCGAAATATTCAAGCGTGCCGATATCTCCTACAGCCTGACGCTGCGTTTCCCCTGGGAGCGGATCTACAAGCTCGCGCTGGAAAACCCAGGCTACGGTGTGTTTGTCATGGCGCGGTTGCCGGAGCGTGAAAAGCTTTTCAAATGGGTTGGCCCGATCGGCCCGGATGACTGGATCATGCTCGCCAAGACCGATAGCAAGATCGCCCTCGGTTCGCTGGAGCAGGCGCGTCAATACAAGATCGGTGCCTACAAGGGCGACGCGATTGCCGAGACCTTGGCCAGGCAAGGGTTGAACCCGATCGTCGCGTTGCGTGATCAGGATAACGCCCGAAAACTGGTTAACGGCCAGATTGATCTATGGGCCACCGGCGATCCTGCCGGGCGTTACCTGGCGCGTCAGGAAGGGGTGACCGATCTCAAGACCGTGCTGCGTTTCAACAGCGCCGAGTTGTACCTGGCGTTGAACAAGGACGTGCCTGACGATGTGGTCGCCCGGCTTCAAAAGGCCCTGGATGAATTGCGCAAGGAAGGTGAAGTGGACGCGATCATGGCGCGGTATCTCTGA